The following are encoded in a window of Polynucleobacter sp. VK25 genomic DNA:
- a CDS encoding NAD(P)/FAD-dependent oxidoreductase has protein sequence MDRRHFIGNSAAALGLLAGFSGQAKANLQKAEILVIGGGYGGATAAKYLRLFSNNTAKVTLIEPNPTFISCPLSNLVVGGSRTLSELTSSYDNLSKRHGIKIIQDSVTSMDPDKKTVKLASGKTLRYDKAIVSPGVTLMMNSIEGLSQANKAGVTLQAWKAGPETTALHKQLASMRDGGTFAISIPEAPYRCPPGPYERACQVANYLKQNKPKSKVLILDANQDVTSKGALFKKVWAEQYTGMIEYLPKHNVTAVDAKTKTVKLEVQDDIKADVLNLLPAMSAGEIAVKTGLANSNGRWVNVNFLNFESTAQKDIHVLGDSIQVAPAMPKSGHMANQHAKVAAAAIVAELSGWEVNPAPVLTNTCYSFVNDREVVHVASVHQYNAAEKTFKAVPGSGGLSPAPSTLEGVYAWGWAHNIWADSLG, from the coding sequence ATGGATCGTCGACACTTTATTGGGAACAGCGCGGCTGCCCTCGGTTTACTCGCTGGCTTCTCAGGCCAAGCTAAGGCTAATTTACAAAAAGCAGAAATCCTTGTCATTGGCGGAGGTTATGGTGGCGCTACTGCTGCCAAGTATTTACGTCTTTTTTCAAACAACACCGCTAAGGTGACTTTGATTGAACCAAACCCCACTTTTATTTCCTGCCCACTCTCAAACTTAGTGGTGGGTGGCTCACGCACTCTATCTGAATTAACCAGCTCTTACGACAACCTCAGCAAACGTCATGGGATCAAGATTATTCAAGATAGCGTGACCAGCATGGACCCGGACAAGAAAACTGTCAAACTGGCTTCCGGGAAAACCTTGCGCTACGACAAGGCGATTGTTTCACCTGGCGTTACTTTGATGATGAACAGCATCGAAGGCTTGTCCCAAGCAAATAAAGCAGGCGTTACTTTGCAAGCCTGGAAAGCAGGCCCTGAAACCACTGCATTACATAAGCAACTTGCCTCCATGCGTGATGGTGGCACTTTCGCCATCAGCATTCCGGAAGCACCATACCGCTGCCCCCCTGGACCTTACGAGCGCGCGTGCCAAGTTGCAAACTATCTAAAACAGAACAAGCCAAAATCTAAGGTTCTGATTTTGGATGCCAACCAAGATGTCACATCAAAAGGTGCACTGTTTAAAAAGGTATGGGCAGAACAGTACACAGGAATGATCGAGTATTTACCAAAGCACAATGTCACAGCAGTAGATGCTAAAACCAAAACTGTCAAACTTGAGGTTCAAGATGATATTAAGGCGGATGTTTTAAATCTACTGCCTGCAATGAGTGCTGGTGAGATTGCTGTAAAAACTGGCTTAGCGAACTCTAATGGCCGCTGGGTCAATGTGAACTTCCTAAACTTTGAATCAACTGCACAAAAAGATATTCACGTGCTGGGTGACTCTATTCAAGTAGCTCCCGCCATGCCCAAATCAGGGCATATGGCTAACCAGCACGCCAAAGTTGCTGCAGCAGCTATCGTGGCAGAGCTGAGTGGCTGGGAAGTAAATCCTGCGCCAGTTCTTACTAACACTTGCTATAGCTTTGTAAATGACAGGGAAGTTGTTCACGTTGCCAGCGTGCATCAGTACAACGCTGCTGAAAAGACCTTTAAAGCCGTCCCAGGGTCCGGGGGACTCTCGCCGGCCCCCTCTACTTTGGAAGGTGTTTATGCCTGGGGTTGGGCCCACAATATTTGGGCTGACAGTTTAGGTTGA
- a CDS encoding c-type cytochrome, translating to MRAKFLKPAVLLSIYIGISHWSGSALAQNTDASNLYKRGLAATCANCHGTDGKGVVDGGMPLINNLTSEQMLAQLKAFKSGAREGTIMPQLAKGYTDEQLETIANQLGKK from the coding sequence ATGCGAGCAAAGTTTTTAAAACCCGCAGTCTTATTGTCGATCTATATTGGCATAAGTCATTGGAGCGGCAGCGCTCTTGCACAAAATACCGATGCAAGCAATTTATACAAACGCGGTCTTGCTGCTACCTGTGCCAATTGCCATGGAACTGATGGAAAAGGTGTGGTTGATGGTGGAATGCCGTTGATCAATAACCTCACTAGCGAACAAATGCTAGCTCAACTGAAGGCATTTAAATCTGGTGCGCGCGAAGGCACCATCATGCCCCAACTAGCTAAAGGCTATACAGACGAGCAACTCGAAACCATCGCTAATCAACTTGGCAAGAAATAA
- a CDS encoding mandelate racemase/muconate lactonizing enzyme family protein produces MKITQATIFPLSIPLIEPIKMAKEVIVDAKTVLLCLNDEEGRQGWGEASVAPLMTGETLESLMASVKYLVEKARALEWSDPKNFSKACDAILYGNPSAKSCLEMALLDLYTQKNSIALWKYLRSSTAGNALPEATEIPLLRMLGGSLEKELADAKSFREAGFKHWKIKVGSLTLEEDLHRVQAISEILEGNVISVDANGAMSLEEAVRFCTSASASKLSFAEQLIHANSSLADFIFLKQNSPIPIGLDESIHGEDEIEELMKAKVLDGASLKLIKTGGVLAAWKSAQTLRANNLKLNLACKVAETTLAGAATASIGFAIGDVPWGFSMSNQYLRFDICDRPLTANGGHLDIAQLGSVGVGVTPNLDRVKDAVAQHYSIIQY; encoded by the coding sequence ATGAAAATCACTCAGGCAACCATCTTTCCGCTTTCGATCCCGCTAATTGAGCCAATCAAAATGGCTAAAGAAGTCATTGTGGATGCCAAAACAGTTTTACTTTGTCTGAATGATGAAGAAGGTCGCCAAGGCTGGGGCGAGGCATCTGTTGCGCCACTCATGACTGGTGAAACGCTCGAAAGTTTGATGGCAAGCGTAAAGTATTTAGTAGAAAAGGCACGCGCATTAGAGTGGAGTGATCCCAAGAATTTTTCAAAAGCGTGTGATGCCATTCTGTATGGCAATCCCTCGGCTAAATCTTGTTTAGAGATGGCGCTGCTTGATTTATATACGCAGAAAAACTCTATCGCTTTATGGAAGTACCTACGCTCATCTACTGCGGGAAATGCTTTACCGGAAGCCACAGAGATTCCTTTGTTGCGTATGCTGGGCGGTTCGCTAGAAAAAGAATTGGCTGATGCTAAATCATTTCGTGAAGCAGGATTCAAACACTGGAAAATTAAGGTTGGCTCTTTAACTTTAGAAGAGGATTTACACCGCGTCCAGGCGATCTCTGAAATACTAGAGGGTAATGTTATTTCAGTAGACGCTAACGGTGCTATGTCCCTAGAGGAAGCGGTCCGGTTTTGCACTTCAGCGTCAGCAAGCAAGCTCTCTTTCGCAGAGCAGTTAATCCATGCAAACTCTAGTTTGGCTGATTTTATTTTTCTGAAGCAGAACTCTCCAATTCCAATTGGTTTGGATGAGTCTATCCATGGCGAAGATGAGATAGAGGAATTGATGAAAGCCAAGGTCCTAGATGGCGCCAGCCTTAAGCTCATTAAGACCGGCGGAGTATTGGCTGCTTGGAAAAGTGCACAAACCCTCAGAGCGAACAATCTCAAACTCAACTTAGCGTGCAAAGTGGCGGAAACAACCCTAGCGGGAGCCGCAACAGCATCTATTGGCTTTGCAATTGGGGATGTGCCTTGGGGATTTAGCATGTCAAATCAGTATCTGCGCTTTGATATCTGCGATCGTCCATTAACCGCAAACGGCGGTCATCTTGATATTGCGCAATTGGGTTCGGTTGGCGTGGGAGTGACTCCAAACCTCGATCGCGTGAAGGATGCCGTAGCTCAACATTACTCAATCATTCAATATTAA
- a CDS encoding Ldh family oxidoreductase — MINYLSIADAERFISSALQSAKVPASDADITASLMVQSDLVGADGHGIFRLPAYLKRIRAGGINLHPNIHIEREQGATALINGDNALGHLVMNKAVDLAIEKVKQHSVCWIGSHYGNHSGAASVYVRKLAEQGYIGIYMAVGNANHMAPWGGIDLLLSTNPIAIAVPSGDHPIVLLDIATTVAAYGKVKVAAQKGDSIPEGWMIDRQGNPITDPKKSSEGSLLPIGGYKGYGLAVMIGLLAGALNNAAVGKGTIDFNAHHDLITNTGQTIIAVDPSAFGDKDAFIQRVIDLVGDLKGSSTLPGVNEIRVPGEGAAKTMADRMKRGIPLSPELLETLNSCAQECGIPVLRF; from the coding sequence ATGATCAATTATCTATCCATAGCTGACGCCGAGCGATTTATCTCGAGTGCACTTCAATCAGCAAAAGTACCTGCAAGTGATGCAGACATCACTGCAAGTCTGATGGTGCAGTCTGATCTGGTTGGCGCTGATGGCCATGGAATTTTTCGCTTGCCCGCATACCTAAAAAGAATTCGGGCTGGCGGCATCAATTTGCATCCCAATATTCATATAGAGCGCGAGCAAGGCGCTACTGCTTTGATTAACGGTGATAACGCATTAGGTCATTTGGTGATGAACAAGGCCGTTGATCTAGCGATTGAAAAAGTAAAACAACATAGCGTATGTTGGATTGGCAGTCACTATGGAAATCACTCTGGCGCTGCGTCAGTCTACGTTCGTAAGTTAGCGGAGCAGGGCTATATTGGCATCTATATGGCTGTTGGCAATGCAAATCATATGGCGCCTTGGGGTGGAATTGATCTATTGCTTTCCACCAACCCTATTGCAATTGCAGTTCCGTCGGGAGATCACCCGATTGTGTTGCTGGACATAGCCACTACCGTGGCCGCGTATGGGAAAGTCAAAGTGGCAGCACAAAAAGGGGATTCTATTCCCGAGGGTTGGATGATTGATCGTCAGGGTAACCCCATCACCGATCCTAAAAAATCTTCAGAAGGCTCTTTATTGCCAATCGGTGGCTATAAAGGGTATGGTCTGGCTGTCATGATTGGATTGTTGGCGGGCGCCTTAAACAATGCTGCCGTTGGTAAGGGTACGATTGACTTCAACGCCCATCATGATTTAATTACCAATACTGGTCAAACGATTATTGCTGTTGATCCAAGCGCGTTTGGCGATAAAGACGCCTTTATTCAACGTGTGATTGATTTGGTTGGGGATCTTAAGGGCTCATCAACTTTGCCGGGGGTAAATGAAATTCGTGTTCCGGGTGAGGGCGCAGCAAAGACAATGGCAGACAGAATGAAACGTGGCATCCCACTCTCACCTGAGTTGCTGGAGACATTGAATAGTTGCGCGCAGGAATGTGGCATCCCTGTTTTACGGTTTTAA
- a CDS encoding SMP-30/gluconolactonase/LRE family protein, which produces MTMHNPFQPVEKIKTEVFSTMPEKFRKKSRTGWSDPNRQGAEVECFLEGPSFDREGNLWFVDIPFGRIFRIDTKGEWELITQYDGWPNGLKFHKDGRAFICDYKAGLIALDPKTGKIETILGSMYSENFKGLNDLHFASNGDLYFTDQGQTGIADPTGRVFRLRANGQLDRLALNVPSPNGITLNTQEKHVFVAATRSQQIWRLPLMADGSVSKTGVAIQLTGGVAGPDGIEMDSENGLLVCHLGIGIWRFDNNMLPTHLIYSENPHHHHLANMCFGGADGKDLYITESLSGDILKARLPVAGKKMFGLS; this is translated from the coding sequence ATGACGATGCATAACCCCTTCCAGCCCGTTGAGAAAATTAAAACGGAAGTTTTTTCAACCATGCCCGAGAAATTCCGCAAGAAATCCCGTACTGGCTGGTCTGACCCTAATCGTCAAGGCGCAGAAGTAGAGTGCTTTTTAGAGGGGCCATCATTCGATCGCGAAGGTAATTTGTGGTTTGTTGATATTCCCTTTGGCCGTATTTTCCGTATCGACACCAAGGGCGAGTGGGAACTAATTACGCAATACGATGGTTGGCCAAACGGCTTGAAGTTTCATAAAGATGGCCGCGCGTTTATTTGTGACTACAAAGCAGGCTTGATAGCGCTAGATCCGAAAACTGGAAAAATTGAAACCATCTTAGGTTCAATGTATAGCGAAAACTTTAAAGGCTTGAACGATCTGCACTTTGCCTCTAACGGCGATCTGTATTTCACTGATCAAGGACAGACTGGTATTGCTGACCCAACAGGTCGCGTATTTAGATTGCGTGCCAATGGTCAATTGGATCGTCTGGCGCTAAATGTGCCAAGCCCTAACGGCATTACCTTGAATACTCAAGAAAAGCATGTTTTTGTAGCCGCTACAAGATCACAGCAAATCTGGAGATTGCCTTTGATGGCTGATGGTTCTGTTTCTAAGACTGGTGTAGCGATTCAGCTAACAGGCGGTGTTGCAGGTCCAGATGGTATTGAGATGGATTCAGAGAATGGTCTGTTGGTATGTCACCTCGGTATTGGTATCTGGAGATTTGATAACAATATGTTGCCAACTCACCTGATCTACTCTGAGAACCCACATCACCATCACTTAGCTAATATGTGTTTTGGTGGTGCAGATGGCAAAGATCTCTACATTACCGAATCTTTATCTGGCGACATTCTGAAAGCGCGCTTGCCAGTCGCAGGTAAAAAAATGTTTGGACTTTCTTAA
- a CDS encoding pirin family protein yields MILLRKSQERGYADHGWLKSFHSFSFAGYHDPRFMGWGNLRVINEDRIAAGMGFGKHSHRNMEIISYVLSGELAHEDSIGNVKGIPPGDVQRMSAGSGVTHSEFNHAKDQTTHFLQIWIEPNVLEIEPSYEQRTIPAIDKAGQLRIIASPTGNDGAVKIHADAMIYAGLFNGVDTASLELNPNRKAYVHLISGTLDVNDRPLQAGDALLIENESKLEIQNGKGAEVLVFDLSA; encoded by the coding sequence ATGATACTTCTTAGAAAATCCCAAGAACGTGGCTATGCCGACCATGGCTGGCTGAAAAGTTTCCACTCTTTTTCATTCGCTGGCTACCACGACCCCCGCTTTATGGGCTGGGGGAACCTCCGAGTCATTAATGAGGATCGCATAGCCGCAGGAATGGGCTTTGGGAAGCACAGCCACCGCAATATGGAAATTATTAGTTATGTACTGTCTGGAGAATTGGCGCACGAGGACAGCATAGGGAATGTCAAAGGCATACCACCTGGAGATGTCCAGCGCATGAGTGCGGGTAGCGGCGTAACGCATAGCGAGTTCAATCATGCCAAAGATCAAACCACCCATTTCTTGCAAATCTGGATAGAGCCTAATGTATTAGAAATTGAGCCCAGCTACGAACAAAGAACAATCCCAGCAATCGACAAGGCTGGGCAACTGCGAATTATTGCATCCCCCACTGGAAATGATGGTGCCGTGAAAATTCATGCTGATGCCATGATATACGCCGGACTTTTTAATGGTGTTGATACAGCGTCCTTAGAACTAAATCCAAACCGGAAGGCTTATGTTCATCTCATTAGCGGTACGCTCGATGTTAATGATCGGCCACTTCAAGCGGGCGATGCTTTGCTGATTGAGAATGAAAGCAAGTTGGAAATACAAAATGGCAAAGGCGCCGAAGTCTTAGTGTTTGACCTCAGCGCCTAG
- a CDS encoding TAXI family TRAP transporter solute-binding subunit — protein MGSFKQDVKDTFLGLSESAQQSWYDFTQFLQEVWPLLILLLTILMGVWWYADPPPPRHVLMATGSAGSSYEDLGKKYVEFFKEKGITLELVATTGAQENIDRLADRNDPVQVAFVQAGVDHAKEVTGIQSLGAIAYDPIWFFYRGPELKSTESESIGVVLQHFSNKKISVGVEGSGTYAQSTKILKAAGYEKGVQVLKLAGHDAVKALQEGEIDGAFIVDSYEAPNVQSLLNDKSLRLVTFKRAAAYAKLMPYLSILHIPQGAFNLARNFPTTDMKMLATTTNILIDDRMHPAIQFLFLEAAREINGKESFFSDRGEFPSFKDSMLPESPVAIHYEKNNYPLLSAYFPFWLAELINRLVFILLPFCILGYPILQALPGYRAKRMQNKIHRLYSSLKALEQELLNGFNNEQRDEYLKRLNLLEYQALNMKVSKHLSSDYYSLRTSIDYVRNCLNRGIHPYQFDDGEGGAIEPLL, from the coding sequence ATGGGAAGCTTTAAGCAAGACGTCAAGGACACATTTTTAGGGCTTTCTGAGAGTGCCCAGCAGAGTTGGTATGACTTCACCCAATTTTTGCAAGAAGTTTGGCCGCTACTGATTCTCTTGTTGACTATTTTGATGGGTGTTTGGTGGTATGCAGACCCGCCGCCTCCAAGGCATGTTCTCATGGCTACTGGATCTGCCGGTAGCTCATATGAAGACCTTGGGAAAAAGTATGTAGAGTTTTTCAAGGAAAAGGGAATTACTCTAGAGTTAGTGGCCACAACAGGGGCGCAAGAAAATATTGATCGCTTGGCGGATCGGAATGACCCCGTTCAGGTAGCATTTGTTCAAGCAGGGGTGGACCACGCCAAAGAAGTCACCGGCATTCAGTCATTGGGTGCAATTGCCTACGATCCTATTTGGTTCTTTTATCGAGGTCCGGAGCTAAAGTCTACCGAGTCCGAGTCAATTGGCGTCGTACTTCAACATTTTTCCAATAAAAAGATTTCCGTTGGAGTTGAGGGTAGCGGTACTTATGCGCAATCAACCAAAATACTGAAGGCCGCTGGCTACGAAAAAGGAGTGCAAGTTCTTAAACTTGCTGGGCATGACGCAGTGAAGGCGCTCCAGGAAGGTGAGATTGACGGAGCCTTTATCGTAGATTCTTACGAGGCGCCCAATGTGCAAAGTTTGCTAAATGACAAGTCATTGCGTTTAGTTACTTTTAAACGTGCGGCAGCCTATGCCAAATTAATGCCTTACCTAAGTATTTTGCATATCCCCCAGGGGGCTTTTAATTTGGCGCGTAACTTTCCAACAACTGATATGAAGATGTTGGCAACGACAACCAATATATTGATTGATGATCGCATGCATCCTGCCATTCAATTTCTTTTTCTAGAGGCTGCTAGAGAGATTAATGGGAAGGAATCCTTCTTCTCTGATCGCGGAGAGTTTCCATCCTTTAAGGATTCAATGCTGCCTGAAAGTCCGGTGGCAATTCATTACGAGAAAAATAACTACCCTCTATTGTCGGCCTATTTCCCATTTTGGCTGGCAGAGTTAATTAACCGTCTCGTATTTATATTGCTGCCATTTTGTATTTTGGGTTATCCAATTTTGCAGGCTCTCCCGGGATATCGTGCCAAGCGCATGCAAAATAAGATTCATCGCTTATATAGCTCGCTAAAAGCGTTGGAACAAGAGTTGCTAAATGGCTTTAACAATGAGCAGCGTGATGAGTATTTGAAAAGGCTTAATTTGCTTGAGTATCAGGCTCTGAATATGAAGGTCTCAAAACACCTCTCCAGTGATTATTACTCCTTGCGAACTAGCATTGATTACGTGCGCAATTGTTTAAATAGAGGTATTCACCCCTATCAATTTGATGACGGTGAGGGAGGGGCTATAGAGCCCCTCTTATAA
- a CDS encoding tripartite tricarboxylate transporter substrate binding protein, whose amino-acid sequence MFKKLIKNIAISAVVVPVLAGPALAAYPDKPIKMLIGYAPGSSTDIVGRIVANDLSIALKQPIIVENRGGAAGSLAADAVAKSNPDGYTVLFAQNGLAINVAANPKLPFNGQKDLLPVVGVAATPHILIVNNNSNAKNVADLIAMLKADPGKLSFGSSGIGNSDHMAGELFLATTGTQAIHIPYKGGSPAATDLVGGQIDFYFAGMPVGLPLYKGEKVRALAVTSKARFSGAPELVTMQEAGVKGYEMALWQGMFVPTGTPANIVQALNNSVLKVLDTPEMKERFQKAGVQIAPMNTQQFTDLYNTEIARWKVVIEKSKIKLD is encoded by the coding sequence ATGTTTAAAAAATTAATAAAAAACATAGCAATAAGTGCAGTAGTAGTTCCAGTGTTAGCGGGTCCAGCTCTGGCGGCTTACCCAGATAAACCAATCAAGATGTTGATTGGTTATGCGCCTGGCAGTTCAACGGATATTGTTGGCAGGATCGTTGCTAATGATTTAAGTATTGCGTTAAAGCAACCCATCATTGTGGAGAACCGCGGTGGTGCGGCCGGGAGTCTGGCGGCTGATGCTGTTGCAAAAAGCAACCCAGATGGCTATACCGTTTTGTTTGCACAAAATGGCCTAGCCATCAATGTGGCAGCTAATCCAAAACTGCCATTTAATGGCCAAAAGGACTTGTTACCCGTGGTTGGTGTTGCAGCTACTCCCCATATTTTGATTGTGAACAACAATTCCAACGCTAAAAATGTAGCTGATTTAATTGCGATGTTGAAGGCTGATCCAGGTAAGTTAAGTTTTGGCTCTTCTGGAATCGGCAATTCAGATCATATGGCAGGGGAATTATTTTTAGCCACCACCGGTACTCAGGCTATTCACATTCCATATAAAGGCGGCTCACCAGCAGCTACCGATTTAGTCGGCGGTCAAATTGATTTTTATTTTGCTGGCATGCCGGTAGGACTTCCTTTGTACAAGGGCGAAAAGGTAAGGGCGTTAGCGGTAACCAGTAAAGCACGCTTTAGCGGTGCGCCTGAATTGGTAACAATGCAAGAAGCGGGCGTAAAGGGCTACGAGATGGCTTTGTGGCAAGGAATGTTTGTTCCAACCGGAACGCCAGCTAACATCGTGCAAGCACTCAATAATTCAGTACTGAAAGTCTTGGATACTCCAGAAATGAAGGAGCGTTTTCAGAAGGCGGGCGTTCAGATTGCACCGATGAATACTCAGCAATTTACTGATCTATACAACACTGAAATTGCTAGATGGAAAGTGGTGATTGAAAAATCTAAAATTAAATTAGATTAA
- a CDS encoding 3-hydroxyacyl-CoA dehydrogenase family protein, which produces MMKSVAVIGTGIMGAGIAAGFIAQNIPVVILGRSKDKADACLDKAITLAKKIGMIGDNANKEDGDIKKQQFIGVLEDWQDWNQFSWVIETVAENLDLKKAVFQYLDQVVPADIPIGSNSSGFPISKIADGLKTANRMMGAHYFMPAEVVPLVEIVMGQKTELKYAEQACELYRAVEKKPVLVKKDIPGFLANRIQHALMREALSLVQEGIATPADIDDAVRYSFGFRYAAVGPMTQKEISGWDGMANAAKEIYPSLSNITALPPKVVQLMADGKTGMKAGEGFRKWTPEEIKTVSDSYSRRLKAAFDVLNIE; this is translated from the coding sequence ATGATGAAATCTGTAGCTGTTATTGGAACCGGAATTATGGGTGCTGGCATTGCAGCCGGCTTTATTGCCCAAAACATCCCCGTAGTCATATTGGGTAGATCAAAAGACAAGGCTGACGCCTGCTTAGATAAAGCCATTACCCTGGCAAAGAAAATTGGCATGATTGGAGACAACGCCAATAAAGAGGATGGTGACATTAAGAAACAGCAATTCATTGGGGTCCTAGAAGATTGGCAGGACTGGAATCAATTCTCCTGGGTCATTGAGACCGTTGCCGAGAACTTAGACTTAAAAAAAGCCGTTTTCCAATACCTCGATCAAGTTGTGCCGGCGGATATTCCTATTGGCAGTAATAGCTCAGGCTTTCCGATCAGCAAAATTGCAGATGGTCTTAAAACTGCAAACCGCATGATGGGTGCGCACTACTTCATGCCTGCGGAAGTAGTTCCTTTAGTTGAAATTGTGATGGGACAAAAAACCGAGCTCAAGTATGCGGAGCAAGCTTGCGAACTTTATAGAGCTGTTGAAAAGAAGCCTGTCTTGGTCAAGAAGGATATCCCAGGATTTTTAGCCAATCGTATTCAGCATGCATTAATGCGGGAGGCACTCTCACTCGTACAAGAGGGAATTGCTACGCCCGCCGATATTGATGATGCCGTGCGATACAGCTTTGGCTTTCGTTACGCCGCAGTGGGCCCAATGACACAGAAGGAAATTTCAGGATGGGACGGGATGGCAAATGCCGCTAAAGAAATTTATCCGTCACTTTCCAATATCACTGCCCTGCCTCCAAAAGTAGTTCAGCTCATGGCTGATGGAAAAACAGGCATGAAAGCTGGAGAAGGATTCAGAAAATGGACGCCAGAAGAAATTAAAACAGTTTCCGACTCCTACTCTCGTAGATTGAAGGCTGCTTTTGATGTTCTTAATATTGAATGA
- a CDS encoding GntR family transcriptional regulator: MTQRSPLYKSLAKTLEQRIYNGDWPVGSVLPAEADLCRDFQSSRHTLRHALQILEANGLIYRHQGAPTKVVSRRRLRRFTQSYNSPIDILSYSRDTYRQNMVEEFIELDKPLSQIVGAPVGSSWYHIGGIRKRQQAEEVIAWTDIYILPQFASLTKDPEHTQVMVYEQIEEKYGARIERAEVDVFASQVSIEIAEKLRIKPEAPCLVIIRRYFDDQDKLFEVTVTHHPENKYVYSMEFKASSEV, encoded by the coding sequence TTGACTCAGCGATCACCGTTATATAAATCTCTAGCAAAAACGCTAGAGCAGCGAATTTATAACGGTGATTGGCCCGTGGGCTCCGTCTTGCCTGCCGAGGCGGATCTTTGTCGGGATTTTCAATCTAGCCGGCATACGCTGCGACATGCCTTGCAAATTCTTGAGGCCAATGGCCTTATTTATCGCCATCAAGGCGCACCTACGAAGGTGGTATCTAGAAGACGCTTGCGTCGTTTCACCCAAAGCTACAACTCCCCAATAGATATCCTGAGTTACTCCCGCGACACCTATCGTCAGAATATGGTCGAAGAGTTTATAGAATTAGATAAGCCCCTAAGTCAGATTGTTGGGGCTCCAGTTGGCTCATCTTGGTATCACATTGGCGGAATTCGAAAGCGTCAACAAGCTGAAGAAGTGATTGCCTGGACGGATATTTACATCTTGCCCCAGTTTGCTTCGCTGACAAAAGATCCAGAGCATACTCAGGTAATGGTGTATGAACAGATTGAGGAGAAGTATGGTGCTCGCATCGAGAGGGCGGAGGTAGATGTATTTGCCTCGCAGGTATCCATTGAAATTGCAGAAAAGCTGCGCATCAAGCCCGAAGCTCCATGTCTGGTCATTATTCGGCGCTATTTTGATGATCAGGATAAATTATTTGAAGTAACAGTAACGCATCATCCAGAGAACAAGTATGTCTACAGTATGGAATTTAAAGCGAGCTCAGAGGTTTAA
- a CDS encoding phosphate-starvation-inducible protein PsiE gives MNMTPTSPKDASKLEDAIEKWTVPIGNLFVSLFHRIALFGIGAATVWSAAVAFLGMASKGSASIEDLLLLFIYLEIGAMVGIYFKTNHMPVRFLIYVAITAVTRLIIDLVNTKHEADLPILYMGLTILILALANAVVRYASFKFPSRAGESE, from the coding sequence ATGAACATGACCCCTACCTCACCCAAGGATGCATCTAAATTAGAGGACGCCATTGAGAAATGGACCGTGCCCATCGGTAATTTATTTGTCTCTTTGTTTCATCGAATTGCGTTATTTGGCATTGGTGCAGCAACCGTTTGGTCAGCCGCTGTTGCATTTCTTGGGATGGCAAGCAAGGGCTCGGCATCGATTGAAGATCTTCTCCTGCTTTTTATCTATTTAGAAATTGGCGCGATGGTAGGCATCTACTTCAAAACCAACCATATGCCCGTCCGCTTTTTGATCTATGTCGCTATCACGGCAGTTACTCGCCTCATTATTGATCTAGTCAATACCAAGCATGAAGCAGACCTACCCATACTCTATATGGGCTTAACTATCCTGATACTAGCCCTAGCCAATGCCGTAGTTCGTTACGCGTCGTTTAAATTCCCGAGTAGAGCTGGCGAGAGTGAATAA